The genomic stretch TCATGTTAACTTCTAATAAAGGCTCCATCCGCCTAATAAATGCATTCGCCAAAATTAGAGGACTCAGTTGCCCAACATCGTCACGTTACTACTCACCACTCCCAATTTtagtagaaaaataaaataatgtattaCTATTAGTACTACTAATCTAAGTAATAAAACTGCCTCTTTGTTATGTACACATGATGTGGGAGCAATAATGTTTGGAATAACATATTTGGAGCAATAAAGTCAGTGAAAACATTTTCACTGACTTTATAAACTaaaatactccttccatcccacaaaaatataaatatttggaataccataaaattaatatacaattaattaataaagtaaaagaggataaaaataaagtaattataGTGTTGTTTGTGGATAATGATGCCTatcttattagagagaaaaaaagtaactaaaattAAGAGGGGATATTTTTACGAAACAtccgaaaataaaaaatatcattattttatgaaatggagggagtactattttaaagATAATGAAATCTAATAAAACTAGATAAGTGGGATATTGATATACACAAATACGAAGAAGATAATGAAATCTAATCAAACTAGATAAGTGCGATATTCAGATACACAAATACGTGTAACCCACTAATTATAGTGGCATTAATTATCTCTTATGCAATTATTAAAGACCCTTGAACAAAACGCATCTAATTAACTCAAAAAAGACTTGATTTAGTTGACTTTTATCACCATTAATCATTTTATTACATTCAAATACAGCTATTTATAATTATAGATGCCTATAAAAAATTGTAAGCCCggattttttcaataaaatgaaaaggaaaTCCAACTGATAATCATCGCCCATTTTAGAAAAGGACGTGTATAATTCAAATACTATCGCACCCCACAACTTCCAATTTTAAGATAAGAAAAGAGTCAcgcaatttatttttttggttcaATAAATTAATTCCAAGTAAAATGTAACGATTTTTGGTGCTGTAAATTAAATCCAACCACacataccaaaaattaaaaatcttgaACTCCTATTTCTaatgaagtaaaataaaatgaagtgtTACCTGCATAGTTCCACCTTCGGCAAGAAAAGCACCGTAATCGTTGCCGGAGAGGCAGACGAGAACAAGAGACGACTTCAAGTCCGATTTGGTGTAGACGGAATCATGCACAAGTTTGTCGTAAAATCCGATCTGAGTGCTCATATTGGGCAAGAGATCTCCTATTGTGTTGAACACACCACTCCCTCCATATGCGAAATTCAGCCCATTCCGCAACTTTTTCCCTCCCATTTCCATCCATTCATACGCTAACGGTGACTTCACTTCCAAGAACTTGGctgtttattttattaatatcagTTAATGTCACAAAACGTACTAGTTCATTGACTCATGAATTATCATGCTGGCCAAATATGATAAAGACGGATTTAATTTAgaagaaaattaatttatttaacctATAATTGCATGGACAATGATATTACAAGAAACCACATCTATCAGCATGAAAATAACTCTTCaacaatattattatttggGTGATTAATTTAATGAGATATACATATCGTGTAGGAAATCAGAAAAGTAATTACATGCCAGCTGGATATATAaatatctatctatatataatataatctCAAAACAAAAGCATCAAGATTCAAAACCAGTAATGAATAAAGTGGTGCATGTGTGTGACACTACTCGATGATGGTAAAGAGAAACCGtgttattgtttttattttcaacaaaaaaacataaataatatattagTCCACcaaaccaaaaaaagaaaagcgAAGGAAAGCAGAAAAAAAGATAAAGTGAATAAATGATGGTATACAATGTGTTGATGCTGAAAAAGCAAAGAAAAAGATAcgtttattttttaatcaactCTAATTAATTACTCGcataataattaatttcattttctgcattcgttttaaaatggagaaagagtaaagttaaaaaaaaagaataacgTAGATACGAGTATATGGTTACCAATGTAGTCAGTGAGGATGCGGCCATCAGAGAAGCGGCCCGCGGGTTTCCCGGGGAAGGTGGAGCCGTACGGCTCATTCCACGAGTTTCCTAGCGATTTTCTGATGTTGCCCGTGTCTGCGTATGAGTCCCCGAATACGAATAGCTTTTTCGGTCTCAAACTTCCATCGGAAATTTCATGCTTCTGCCGCCGGTGATGGTGGTTGAGAGGTGAAGCTTGAATGCATATGTATCcttcaaaataaagaaaattatgtttatattaatttcaagTTTGAGAGGGAAattaaaaagagagagagagagtgtaccTGAGGAGAGGAGGAAGCAGCAATAGAAGAAGGAAAAGAAGAGTTTAGAGGATTCCATTGGAGAGATGTGGAGAATGAAGAATGTTGATGATTTTATACTTTGCAAAGGCATGGGCtctctatttttaaatttataattttgtagCCCACTCCTTTGATGATTACACTTATATTATGCTATGAGTGTTCTATTCCATTTTGTTTTCTTGTATCATGCTCCTTATGCATATTGTAAGTTTATACTCCTCCGTCCATCAAAATGTTCGCGCGGATCTCAAGAAATGTGAAAGAAAGAAagttaaaaaagttaatgaaatgtggTCCTATTATTATACGCTCCCCGTcctattaaatatgaaatatataatTTTCGGCACGAGAGTTtatgtaatgttattttgtgaataatgaagatagagtaaagtaagatagataaaaaagtagagagtgttatttttatttttagaaatgtttcatttttttatgggacagtccaaaaagaaaaacgtttcaCTTTTAATTAGACAGAAGGaatatattacttttataataaaatatggatgTAATGAGTTATTGGAAAGTGGATACACTAACCAAAAacggaaaagaaaacaaagtggacaatattttgtgaatggaccaaaatgatccatttttctttttagtttgtcccaactaaaataactaattactaaaaatagaaacatcttttatctctattttattatttttctcttactttattttatacacttaaacatataaaataaaactatataaaatctcatgtcatccTAGGGAGGGAGGAAGTAGaactaaaaatctaaaataatatATGTATGGTGAGAACAAGAACTCTTTTAGGGATAGGGATAGCCTTAGGTTTCTCACTTGTTCTAATTAGCACAATAGTTATGTTGACTTTGTAATGGGAAAGTCGAAAATTGATAACACTACATATGAATAAGTTGTCCTTTGaccaaaataaaagaaagatgTAGATTTTTTTCCCCTTGtttcttgtgtgtgtgtgtgtgtgtgtgtggtgaTAGTGTAGTTGTTGGAAGTTGGGGAAATATAAATGCGAACCTCCACATATCACTTTTCCAAGAGTTGGATGTATTAATCATTTGAGTGGGGATTGAACTCCGAATTAAAGTTGGATGACAAAGTTGAAAGAATATGTTTTCTTATcttctttaattttcttttaattttttctaaatAATTTTAATGTCCATATTAGAGTTTGTAAACTTGCTCGGGCCGACTCAGCCTAATATTGATCAGGCCCATTATGAGTTGGTCTATATATGGGATAGTGGTTGGGTCAGGCTAGGCCCTTCAGTGAAACAAATTGATTGGACTTATTGATTGAAGTGGTTTGTAACTGGATGTTTCTCAACTCCAAGGCCGAATATttctataatttttaattatatttatcttACTTTTTCATATTAGTTtagatttttcaaaattcttCCTTACATTTTgagtttcttaaaaataaaaacaataaaataaatttaaatgtgcatatttaattaataaatagtaataagatattttatggagtataattataaaatcatcCAAAGTATATGTACTAGTACTGTaaggtagtgataaaatgcataCTACATCTTtcttacaaacttcaaactatgatatGTACCGTTAGATTTCTAGATTTGATTTCAAGAAATAACAAataacattaataaaatatatcaatacAACGTTAATCGATTGACAAATAATGTTACAGAAAATCGTTTCCAAATATTTGAGACAGAGTTGCATATTAGAGTCACCACTAGTTGTATGACTGGGCTTATATAAGATTAAAATCATTTAAGCCCAGTATTTGGCCCATTACTTAATCTAGATTCCAAATTGAAGCCCCCATTTAATTATATTTCCGAAAGGGGAAGTCCTAAACTCAACATTAAGTTTTAgggtttaattttatttacctttttttaaaTCAACATTAGTGACCTAAAAGTAAATTAGCTCAATTTACATGTGTAATACTATCGAGTagcacaaaataaaatatcacaTACAGTAAATCTCAATATTTCCCACAAGCAGCTTTGAATTGTTGTAGTGTAATTGGGTTATAATTTTGGTTCATTTTCAGAAACCCCACGAGGATTCGCTTTAAAATATAACCCAGTTAGAATACAACAATTCAAAGTCGCTCATGGGAAATGTTGAGATTTATGTGATCTATTATTTTGTACTCGATAGTGTTACACGTGTACATTGAGATGATTTACTTTTCATGCTATTGatgtttgattaaaaacaagtaaataacattaaaccctaaattttaattttgagttTAGGACTTCCTCTTtcggaaataaaattaaaaggggGCTTTAATTTGCAATGTAGATTAAGGTAAAACAATGGGCCAAATACTGGTCTTGAATGCTTTTAAACTTATGTAAGCCCAATCATGCAACTAGTGGTGATCACTCTATTATGCATCTCTGTCTCAAATATTAGGAACCCAAAATGAGAATCATATCTCCAATTCCAATTACAAAGATTATCGACATTTCACTAGTAAATACCATTTGTGGTCCATCGATCGTATCACTATATAATGCAATATGTAtagtacttattttatttatatgcaCCAAATTAAGCAAATACCATTTGATATGAATTGTCTTGATCTCGAGGATGACGTAAATTAAACAATAGGAGTACCATTTTATATGAAGTGTCTTGATCTTGAGGATGACGTAGATTAATACAATACGATATGGAGAAGCTCTacctaatactaatactaatactaatactaatactaatactaatactaataatacCTATTTTTGAAAGGTGTAATCTTGATAACCAAACCAGGGAAAACATCATCCGGATCATGGATATGTGGATTCTCCTCAACTATAAACGGGTCGCCGCACTTTTCGCTTATCGTGTGCAGCGTCTCTCCTTGTCGCACCACGTATATTTCGTCGCAAGCCCCTCTACTGTCCGAGAACGTATGGTCCGCCTCGCCCCCTTCCCCGGGCTCGCAGCAGCTCAGCATTAGCATCATGGCCAACAATAGTGCCGTGTATCATGAAACGGCCTCGGCTAACGTTGTAGACGACCTCATGTTTGATTAGGattttgtctttttttctttttatatgatTTTGGTGTTTGGGTTTTAGGTCTATATATGTGGGGTATTTGTAGTGTGATTTTGTTTGATTTaatggttttggttttggtttgttTGTGGTAGTTGTTGAAGTGGGTGCAGTTTAGTTGCTTCAAGTAGTATTAATTGTGCCATTATATGGATGGTTTATTGCCAAGTATATATTCATTCTAATTCTTTAAATATAGACGAAATCAATCTTTGAAAAACATACATCGATTTGATACATGATCATCTATTTGATTTGTGTCAAATACTATAATTTTGGGTAATTTGAAAAATGACATGTTATGCTATAAGTATGTTCATTTTCCATGGGTTTCAGCCAAAAACCAAATTAATTGGTAATAAATTTTCAAATACTAGAACGAATGTAGTATAAGGTAATTAGCtgattgaaaaattaaatttataaatatttgataattttattaGAATGGTCTATTTAGTCTTTTGGCGGGCGTTCAAACTGATATTTTTCAATGGGTTGGTAACTGTCAACAAATggcatttaattataataagtcCAATGTTACTGAGAGGAAAACTTATTGTACGTTTAACAATGAGATTAAAGATAAGATAATGTGAGTAAGGcagaattttgaaaatatatactactacttcaCAGCTCGCACAACTCTATGTacctaattaaatttataaatcacACTCCCACCATCCCCGAAAAATTAACAAACTTAtaaatgacatgagttttaatatgtaattagtaaagtaagataaagatgagataaagtataagagagagaaaaaaatagagtaaTGAGTGTTAGTGTATTATGAGATCCGTATTATaaatgatgtgtagggttattatttgttgaaaaactttccatatttagactTTATCTAATTTTAAACAACGTCCCAAAAGTCTATTTTTTGGGGACGGGGTGAGTATATATGAAGGTAGTGGTAAAATACAAGCCGCATTTTTtctacaaactccaaactatgatatgGATCGTTAGATTTCATGATTTGATGTCAACAGATAACaaataatgtcaacacaatgcaGGGCTCGGACatagaaaaaaataacaataggGGCTGTcatttctaaattttgtttcaaacatatatttTTTAGTGTTTTAGATAACTTTTAAGGACTTTTATACAATAATTTATATTAaacttaaataaatttccaaaatttataaaaaaaatgtttaaaaatatttttattagggGCTCGAGCCCCTCTCCACTTCTACATGGGTCTACCATGACACAACGTCAATTGGTTGATaatgttgacattgtgttgatattttatattaacATTATTTGTCATCTTGTTAACATCAAATCTTAAAATCTTATAATCTAGATCATAATTTGAAGTTCGTAAATTATATAGAGTTCGAATTTGATTATGTTTATAATATGTATTTGTAATCTAATACTAGTAACTAACTAACTTTAAACTAATGTCTTTTTATGTCGACTACTTGAGTTAAATTTCAAAGTATTTTATGGCCATGTAATTTTTGGCCAAACTTTTTAAAAAGGAGAGGTGGTTTAACTGCTTTATTAATTGGCGCGACGATAATAATTCTGACATTTGACTTGTTTCATTTATTCATATGAGCTGAAAAAGTCGGTCCTAATACTTGACgtgttaattaaataattgtgtaGCCACTATCTCTTTGACTCTATAATTCTAATAATTCATCTTCCCATACTAATCCATGAAACGATCAACACTTTTTTTGTGGCTATTATTGACGATCAAAATCACAAAAGAGGTTGAAATGCTCCAACGTCGGAGTCAAAATATTGATGCAGTTGGTTCACatgtatatttaatttattgccTTCTAATAAGTAGAATTTGTAAAATAGCTTTCATAACTGAAATTTGGGAGAgaaaattataattaacaaaTTGAGGATACAAGTCAAAATTGCCCCCTTTCCCTTTCCAACAAGATTCCCACAAAATTATTACTACCATTTTTAGCTTGCTAAATCAGCTATATAAGGCCCAAAAAACATTCAGGCTTAAATTGGACTTGAtgtttaatttgaaatattaattCAACTTTTTAGTAATCTTAGATTGATTTCTTCTGCTTGGATGTTGTGATTCATGACTTTGAGCCAAAACCAGGCATGGAAGCGCAATTTGTCAACTGATACAGTTAGTATTAAATGACATCACATATTCAGTTGCAATCCTTATTATACAAGTAAATGCTCATGTTTGAACCCTCAAATCTCCCACTACCAAAAACTCAAACATGTGTAAGCAATGGCTTTGCATCATCTAATAGCCTCGCAAAATATGAACGAGGAGATAAAAAGTTTCGTCCTTAAATGAACTAGGTGTGGCAAATTATGCGGATTATCGAGTCAACATGATAATGACCCAATCCAATAAAGCTCAACCTGAACCTAACCTGCTAAGGAAAATGTCAATCCAAATACAAACCCAATTTGCTACCCTTAAACCCGAACCCGTTAGCGACACTGTATAATAAGAATTGACACGACATGATAACAATCCAAACCCGATATTACAcgataaatcaaaattttaaacttgattttacatgataaaatcaatttttttttcatgatttAAATCTGATTTACAAGAAACTAAATAACTAAAGcaaagtattttttaaaaaaataaataataaaaataataatattatttcttaatggatTATCCGTATCCAACCCTAACTCAACCAAATTTATCGACTTTTAATAGGTCAACTCAATAAGGACACAAACTCAATAAAGATCGACCCAAATTCATTACTTTCATGCGGATTCATAATTGCCAACCCTAAAATGAACAATTGAGGAAAGATTAAAACTAATTCTGAAGTACTACTACTTATAGATTAAAAATTTTAACAtctaaaactaaaatattttcatCCCTAAGTGCAGTAAGCGTGCAGCCATTAATAGGCATCTCTAATTCACACTTGAGGAAAATGAGTGTAAAAAATTAGCAAAAATCATGTTAAAGGATATTTACTTTACACCTGAGAGAGAACATGtttggaaaataaaaatcaagATTATAAAGTTGCAGCAGCACTGGAAATGAATTCCTGCGTTCAAGAGTTTTTCAAATAGCAATAAATTGGCACAATGTACAACAAAATATTGATGTTAAGAGCTAGGGCTTCACTAAAATTTCATTTACATAGTTCAGAACTCCTTCAATATTAACTGTCCACGCCACAGACACGGGGGAGAACTCCGTCCATGGGTTGCTCGTATTCCAGCTGCGTTCAATAATTTCGACACAATCAGATAACCTCACAAAGAATGCATTTTTAAGTTGcaaaaaaacaaagaacaaaGAGGCGACGTACTTCTTTAGTCCTTGATCCATTATGGTATGGCCGACGCAGATGCCCTGTGTCTCGACCCTTACAACTCCCTTCTTGAATGTAAAAAGATCAGGTCTCACTAGTGCAACGAAACTAACAGGATCATGCAGGAAAATTCCTGTGTAAAAATGAATTTCTGATGTCAGAAGGAAACTCAATTATGAATTCTAATTTGTGTGCTATAACTGAAGGATTACCGTAAACTCCATCAGATTTAACATGCCAGTCGCGGTAAAACTTGCACATATCGCATATAAGTTGTGCATGCCTTCCACTCGACTTCCTTAGCTCTTCAAGGTGCATGTCTGAAGACGAGATGTTCAAATGGGATGTTACTTGTATAGTATATAATGGAACAGTGAGATAGTTGGAGCTTTAGTTGATATTTAGAGAGGTATCGGAACCTGTCAGTTTGACTTGCGTTGTGATGTTTATGCCAACAACATCGATATTAGCCCCAGAAGTGAACACAACATCTGCTGCTTCTGGATCTCCATATATCTGTTAATCACATAGGAGCAAATCAAATAAATAGAAGACAGAATTTACATACATCAAAATAACTCGATTCCACATTAGCCtttataaacaaataataaaagGAGCTGATTACATACATTTGCCTCAGCAGCGGGATTAACATTTCCTAATGCAAAGAAAGCTCCACCAAGTATCACCAGTCTCTTAATTTTACTAGCAAACGACGAGTCCCTTTTTATAGCCTAAATAGAGGAAAAAGAAGACTTGCTTATAAAGTACCATTGAGCCGATCAGAACAT from Salvia splendens isolate huo1 chromosome 4, SspV2, whole genome shotgun sequence encodes the following:
- the LOC121799069 gene encoding GDSL esterase/lipase At5g03610-like: MPLQSIKSSTFFILHISPMESSKLFFSFFYCCFLLSSGYICIQASPLNHHHRRQKHEISDGSLRPKKLFVFGDSYADTGNIRKSLGNSWNEPYGSTFPGKPAGRFSDGRILTDYIAKFLEVKSPLAYEWMEMGGKKLRNGLNFAYGGSGVFNTIGDLLPNMSTQIGFYDKLVHDSVYTKSDLKSSLVLVCLSGNDYGAFLAEGGTMQGLQTFIPRVVNQLGVNLKRLQQLGATKVAVTLLQPLGCLPRSTVDTTFRRCNTTQNLAVSYHNLLLQQIVAKLNNQSKSSTFFIIDLYSSFTTVLNEKRDYLGNLRFDTPLKPCCVGTDGYVCGSVDEKGAKMYTVCSDPKSAFFWDLAHPTEAGWHAIYTTFKSTLEQAFKFY
- the LOC121801379 gene encoding uridine nucleosidase 1-like isoform X2, with amino-acid sequence MAIIMAFQSPELDILGLTTVFGNVNTEAATHNALLLCEIAGRSDVPVAEGSFEPLKRGKPRIADFVHGSDGLGNIFLDPPQSGKCDKSAPEFLVDKVSEFPGEVSILALGPLTNIALAIKRDSSFASKIKRLVILGGAFFALGNVNPAAEANIYGDPEAADVVFTSGANIDVVGINITTQVKLTDMHLEELRKSSGRHAQLICDMCKFYRDWHVKSDGVYGIFLHDPVSFVALVRPDLFTFKKGVVRVETQGICVGHTIMDQGLKNWNTSNPWTEFSPVSVAWTVNIEGVLNYVNEILVKP
- the LOC121801379 gene encoding uridine nucleosidase 1-like isoform X1; protein product: MSSVISGNCCSTKREKLIIDTDPGIDDSMAIIMAFQSPELDILGLTTVFGNVNTEAATHNALLLCEIAGRSDVPVAEGSFEPLKRGKPRIADFVHGSDGLGNIFLDPPQSGKCDKSAPEFLVDKVSEFPGEVSILALGPLTNIALAIKRDSSFASKIKRLVILGGAFFALGNVNPAAEANIYGDPEAADVVFTSGANIDVVGINITTQVKLTDMHLEELRKSSGRHAQLICDMCKFYRDWHVKSDGVYGIFLHDPVSFVALVRPDLFTFKKGVVRVETQGICVGHTIMDQGLKNWNTSNPWTEFSPVSVAWTVNIEGVLNYVNEILVKP